One Micromonospora sp. WMMD812 genomic window carries:
- the rfbC gene encoding dTDP-4-dehydrorhamnose 3,5-epimerase produces MKIRPLSIDGAWEITPQQHGDPRGLFMEWYRFDRLAEAVGHPLRLAQGNLSVSGRGVVRGIHFADVPPGQAKYVTCVRGAVLDVVVDLRVGSPTFGRWEGVRLDDVDRRAVYLAEGLGHGFCALTDDATLSYLCSATYNPTGEHSVHPLDEELGIEWPADVPQLSARDAAAPTLAEARETGLLPDYQACRAYVATLGPDGMSH; encoded by the coding sequence GTGAAGATCCGGCCGCTGAGCATCGACGGCGCCTGGGAGATCACCCCGCAGCAGCACGGCGACCCGCGCGGGTTGTTCATGGAGTGGTACCGCTTCGACCGCCTCGCCGAGGCGGTCGGCCACCCGCTGCGGCTGGCGCAGGGCAACCTCTCCGTCTCGGGCCGCGGGGTGGTGCGCGGCATCCACTTCGCGGACGTCCCACCCGGCCAGGCCAAGTACGTCACCTGCGTACGGGGCGCGGTGCTCGACGTGGTGGTCGACCTGCGGGTCGGCTCGCCCACGTTCGGCCGCTGGGAGGGCGTCCGGCTCGACGACGTGGACCGCCGCGCGGTCTACCTCGCCGAGGGTCTCGGGCACGGCTTCTGCGCGCTGACCGACGACGCCACCCTGAGCTACCTCTGCTCGGCCACCTACAACCCGACGGGGGAGCACTCGGTGCACCCGCTGGACGAGGAGCTGGGCATCGAGTGGCCGGCCGACGTGCCGCAGCTGTCGGCCCGGGACGCCGCGGCGCCGACGCTGGCCGAGGCGCGCGAGACCGGCCTGCTGCCGGACTACCAGGCCTGCCGGGCGTACGTGGCGACGCTGGGCCCGGACGGAATGTCGCACTAG
- the rfbA gene encoding glucose-1-phosphate thymidylyltransferase RfbA encodes MRGILLAGGTGSRLWPITRAVSKQLMPVFDKPMIYYPLSTLVMSGVREILVITTPDDQDQFRRLLGDGSQWGLRLEYVTQARPEGIAQAFVLGADFIGGDSVALILGDNIFHGVGLGRQLTAHGNQVGGRVFAYPVANPEAYGVVDFDADGKVLSIEEKPTRPRSRYAVPGLYFYDNRVVDIASKLTPSARGELEITAVNEAYREMGELSVTVLDRGTAWLDTGTFTSLMQAAEFVRVIEERQGLKIGCVEEVAWRAGLLDDERLRALAEPLTKSGYGDYLLGLLAEKQGRGTVAR; translated from the coding sequence GTGCGCGGAATCCTACTCGCCGGTGGCACCGGGTCTCGGCTCTGGCCGATCACCCGGGCGGTCTCCAAGCAGCTGATGCCGGTCTTCGACAAGCCGATGATCTACTACCCGCTCTCCACCCTGGTGATGTCCGGGGTGCGGGAGATCCTGGTGATCACGACGCCGGACGACCAGGACCAGTTCCGTCGGCTGCTCGGTGACGGCAGCCAGTGGGGGCTGCGGCTGGAGTACGTCACCCAGGCCCGCCCAGAGGGCATCGCGCAGGCGTTCGTGCTCGGCGCGGACTTCATCGGCGGCGACTCGGTGGCGCTGATCCTGGGTGACAACATCTTCCACGGCGTCGGCCTCGGCCGGCAGCTCACCGCCCACGGCAACCAGGTCGGCGGCCGGGTCTTCGCGTACCCGGTGGCCAACCCCGAGGCGTACGGCGTGGTCGACTTCGACGCCGACGGCAAGGTGCTCTCGATCGAGGAGAAGCCGACCCGGCCGAGGTCCCGGTACGCGGTGCCCGGGTTGTACTTCTACGACAACCGGGTGGTCGACATCGCCAGCAAGCTGACCCCGAGCGCCCGGGGCGAGCTGGAGATCACCGCGGTCAACGAGGCGTACCGGGAGATGGGTGAGCTGTCGGTCACCGTGCTGGACCGGGGCACCGCCTGGCTGGACACCGGCACCTTCACCTCGCTCATGCAGGCCGCCGAGTTCGTCCGCGTGATCGAGGAGCGGCAGGGCCTCAAGATCGGCTGCGTCGAGGAGGTGGCCTGGCGGGCCGGCCTGCTCGACGACGAGCGCCTGCGGGCGCTGGCCGAGCCGCTGACCAAGAGCGGCTACGGGGACTACCTGCTCGGCCTGCTCGCCGAGAAGCAGGGCCGGGGGACGGTGGCCCGGTGA
- the rfbB gene encoding dTDP-glucose 4,6-dehydratase has protein sequence MRILVTGGAGFIGSEYVRLLLGKPLGSAAGVPPIEPVAVTVLDKLTYSGNLANLAPVRDDPRYRFVQGDICDPGLVDEVVAGHDVIVHFAAESHVDRSIAGAAPFVTTNVLGTQTLLDAALRHGTGRFVHVSTDEVYGSIDSGSWTETWPLAPNSPYSASKAGSDLLALAYHRTHGMDVVVTRCSNNYGPYQFPEKVIPLFVSNLLDGGTVPLYGDGGNVRDWLHVHDHCRGIALVQQKGRAGEVYNIGGGTELTNKELTGRLLEACGAGWDRVVPVADRKGHDRRYSLDITKISEELGYAPSIDLDRGLAETVRWYRENRAWWEPLKSSPAA, from the coding sequence GTGAGGATCCTCGTCACCGGCGGAGCCGGATTCATCGGGTCGGAGTACGTGCGCCTGCTCCTGGGCAAGCCCCTGGGCAGCGCCGCCGGCGTGCCACCGATCGAGCCGGTGGCCGTTACCGTGCTCGACAAGCTCACCTACTCGGGCAACCTGGCGAACCTCGCCCCGGTCCGCGACGATCCGCGGTACCGGTTCGTGCAGGGCGACATCTGCGACCCGGGCCTGGTCGACGAGGTGGTCGCCGGACACGACGTGATCGTGCACTTCGCCGCCGAATCGCACGTCGACCGGTCGATCGCCGGCGCCGCGCCGTTCGTCACCACCAACGTGCTGGGCACCCAGACGCTGCTCGACGCCGCGTTGCGCCACGGCACCGGCCGGTTCGTGCACGTCTCCACCGACGAGGTCTACGGCTCGATCGACTCCGGTTCCTGGACCGAGACCTGGCCGCTGGCGCCGAACTCGCCCTACTCGGCGTCCAAGGCGGGCTCGGACCTGCTCGCGCTGGCCTACCACCGCACGCACGGCATGGACGTGGTGGTCACCCGCTGCTCCAACAACTACGGGCCGTACCAGTTCCCCGAGAAGGTCATCCCGCTGTTCGTCAGCAACCTGCTCGACGGCGGCACCGTCCCGCTCTACGGCGACGGCGGCAACGTGCGGGACTGGCTGCACGTGCACGACCACTGCCGGGGCATCGCGCTGGTGCAGCAGAAGGGCCGCGCCGGTGAGGTCTACAACATCGGCGGCGGCACCGAGCTGACCAACAAGGAGCTCACCGGGCGGCTCCTGGAGGCCTGCGGCGCCGGTTGGGACCGGGTCGTCCCGGTCGCCGACCGCAAGGGCCACGACCGCCGCTACTCGCTGGACATCACCAAGATCAGCGAGGAGCTGGGGTACGCCCCGAGCATCGACCTGGACCGCGGGCTCGCCGAGACCGTGCGTTGGTACCGGGAGAACCGGGCCTGGTGGGAGCCGCTCAAGTCGTCCCCGGCCGCATGA
- the rfbD gene encoding dTDP-4-dehydrorhamnose reductase, which translates to MTRVLVTGAGGMLGRDLRDVLAAQAELKVTAATRAELDITDPGAVRAAVAEHDLVINCAAWTNVDGAEEHEEAATAVNGHGVAHIARACADSGARLIQVSTDYVFDGEADQPYDEDAPTAPVNAYGRGKLVGEQSVTRLLPDAGYIVRTAWLYGANGPNFVATMLRLAQQREHLDVVDDQHGQPTWSHTLATRLVALAEAALTGRAAPRTYHLTCTGRTTWYHLARAVFTLHGLDPDRIRPIGSDRLRRPATRPAYSVLGHSRWTAAGLPAMPDWHATLAAAFASSAPPWKVS; encoded by the coding sequence ATGACCCGGGTGCTCGTCACCGGCGCCGGCGGCATGCTCGGCCGTGACCTGCGCGACGTGCTCGCCGCCCAGGCCGAGCTGAAGGTGACCGCCGCCACCCGGGCCGAGCTCGACATCACCGACCCCGGGGCGGTCCGCGCCGCCGTCGCCGAGCACGACCTGGTGATCAACTGCGCGGCGTGGACCAACGTCGACGGCGCCGAGGAGCACGAGGAGGCCGCCACCGCGGTCAACGGCCACGGTGTGGCCCACATCGCCCGGGCCTGCGCCGACAGCGGCGCCCGCCTGATCCAGGTCTCCACCGACTACGTCTTCGACGGCGAGGCCGACCAGCCGTACGACGAGGACGCGCCCACCGCGCCGGTCAACGCGTACGGCCGCGGCAAGCTGGTCGGGGAACAGAGCGTCACCCGGCTGCTCCCCGACGCCGGCTACATCGTCCGCACCGCCTGGCTGTACGGCGCGAACGGGCCGAACTTCGTGGCCACCATGCTCCGCCTTGCCCAGCAGCGCGAGCACCTCGACGTCGTCGACGACCAGCACGGCCAGCCCACCTGGTCACACACCCTGGCCACCCGGCTGGTCGCGCTCGCCGAGGCGGCGCTCACCGGCCGGGCCGCACCGCGCACCTACCACCTCACCTGCACCGGCCGCACCACCTGGTACCACCTGGCCCGGGCCGTGTTCACCCTGCACGGGCTCGACCCGGACCGGATCCGCCCCATCGGCAGCGACCGGCTTCGACGTCCCGCCACCCGACCGGCGTACAGTGTGCTGGGGCACAGCCGCTGGACCGCCGCGGGCCTGCCAGCGATGCCGGACTGGCACGCCACGCTGGCAGCAGCCTTTGCCTCCTCCGCTCCCCCGTGGAAGGTCTCATGA
- a CDS encoding DUF2304 domain-containing protein has product MKLTLVTGLTGLILLATIVELLRRRQLREKYGMLWFGVLLIVIPLSLFPRLLDNVAELLGVASGVSLVLFLGIVFLLLVCVHLSWEVSALEEETRTLAEDFALLRAEIDAERAARNELVSHDG; this is encoded by the coding sequence ATGAAGCTCACCCTCGTCACCGGCCTGACCGGCCTGATACTGCTGGCCACCATCGTCGAGCTCCTGCGCCGCCGCCAGCTGCGCGAGAAGTACGGCATGCTCTGGTTCGGCGTCCTGCTGATCGTCATCCCGCTGTCGCTCTTCCCCCGGCTGCTCGACAACGTCGCCGAACTGCTCGGCGTCGCCTCCGGCGTCAGCCTCGTCCTCTTCCTCGGCATCGTCTTCCTGCTCCTGGTGTGCGTGCACCTGAGCTGGGAGGTCAGCGCCCTGGAGGAGGAGACCCGCACCCTGGCCGAAGACTTCGCCCTGCTCCGCGCCGAGATCGACGCCGAGCGGGCCGCCCGGAACGAACTGGTGTCCCACGATGGTTAA
- a CDS encoding glycosyltransferase family 2 protein, producing the protein MVNGKRVLIIIPALNESGSIGDVVREVRGELPGVEVLVVDDGSTDRTAAVAAAAGARVAKLPYNLGVGGAMRLGYRYAFEHDFDVAIQVDADGQHDPRYVPKLVDLLDDNDLVIGARFAGEGDYNVRGPRRWAMVMLSAVLSRVARTKLTDTTSGFRAANRRVIEMFARWYPVEYLGDTVETLVHTARRGYKIRQVPVAMRKRMAGTPSHSPAKAMIYLGRAFAVLTLALIRR; encoded by the coding sequence ATGGTTAACGGCAAGCGCGTCCTGATCATCATTCCGGCCCTCAACGAGTCCGGATCCATCGGCGACGTGGTCCGCGAGGTCCGCGGCGAACTGCCCGGCGTCGAGGTGCTCGTGGTCGACGACGGCTCCACCGACCGCACCGCCGCCGTGGCGGCCGCCGCCGGCGCCCGGGTCGCGAAGCTGCCGTACAACCTCGGCGTCGGCGGGGCCATGCGGCTCGGCTACCGGTACGCCTTCGAGCACGACTTCGACGTCGCGATCCAGGTCGACGCCGACGGCCAGCACGACCCCCGCTACGTGCCCAAGCTCGTCGACCTGCTGGACGACAACGACCTCGTGATCGGCGCCCGGTTCGCCGGTGAGGGCGACTACAACGTCCGCGGCCCCCGCCGCTGGGCGATGGTGATGCTCTCCGCGGTGCTCTCCCGGGTCGCCCGCACCAAGCTCACCGACACCACCTCCGGGTTCCGCGCCGCCAACCGCCGGGTCATCGAGATGTTCGCCCGCTGGTACCCGGTCGAGTACCTCGGCGACACCGTGGAGACGCTGGTGCACACGGCCCGCCGCGGGTACAAGATCCGTCAGGTCCCGGTGGCCATGCGCAAGCGGATGGCCGGCACACCCAGCCACTCCCCCGCCAAGGCGATGATCTACCTGGGCCGGGCCTTCGCCGTCCTCACACTGGCGCTCATCCGCCGGTGA
- a CDS encoding polysaccharide biosynthesis protein, translating to MIRRLLNLIPPGTIAVGAGLGLLGLASYVHLAVAGHSLTEADYSSLSVLWSIVFTLGIGVFLPVEQEVARIVAARRSQGLPPGPVLARGAALAGAVLAAMVLLIIAAGGVLTDRLFAGDGGMVPVLIGSLAALAVAHTTRGLLSGLQLFPWYGTQLGIDGGLRIGLVALLGLAGVTDPVWYGAVLVAAPLISVVATLPPVLRALGGGLPVAWPALLRGLGLLTVSSLLSQVVVNVGVINVRVLAPSDVETAGALLSALVLVRIPLFVFASLQASLLPGLATSAATGDHAAFHSLLRRALGIVTALGVTGAIGAVLLGPWLVRALFDAPDVLGHGDFAWLAVATLAYLWAMVLGQGLLALDRHRAQAVAWAVGVAALVVATLAPLPVATRVELGYTVGSVVVAAAMAWLLFGARRIPSSTPTPSPEAVTTGVPGGM from the coding sequence GTGATCCGCCGCCTGCTGAACCTCATCCCGCCCGGTACCATCGCCGTCGGTGCCGGGCTGGGCCTCCTGGGGCTCGCCTCGTACGTCCACCTGGCGGTCGCCGGGCACAGCCTCACCGAGGCGGACTACTCGTCCCTCTCGGTGCTCTGGTCGATTGTGTTCACCCTCGGCATCGGCGTCTTCCTGCCGGTCGAGCAGGAAGTGGCCCGGATCGTCGCCGCCCGGCGCAGCCAGGGCCTGCCACCCGGCCCGGTGCTGGCCCGGGGCGCCGCCCTCGCCGGCGCCGTGCTCGCCGCGATGGTGCTCCTGATCATCGCGGCGGGCGGGGTGCTGACCGACCGGCTCTTCGCCGGCGACGGCGGGATGGTGCCCGTGCTCATCGGCTCGCTCGCCGCGCTCGCCGTCGCACACACCACCCGGGGTCTCCTCTCCGGCCTCCAGCTGTTCCCCTGGTACGGCACCCAGCTGGGCATCGACGGCGGGCTGCGGATCGGGCTGGTCGCCCTGCTCGGGCTGGCGGGCGTCACCGATCCGGTCTGGTACGGGGCCGTCCTGGTCGCCGCACCCCTGATCAGTGTCGTGGCCACCCTGCCGCCGGTGCTGCGCGCCCTCGGCGGCGGCCTGCCGGTCGCCTGGCCCGCCCTGCTGCGCGGCCTGGGCCTGCTCACCGTGTCCAGCCTGCTCTCCCAGGTCGTCGTCAACGTCGGCGTGATCAACGTCCGGGTGCTCGCCCCCTCCGACGTCGAAACCGCCGGCGCGCTGCTCTCCGCGCTCGTGCTGGTGCGCATCCCGCTCTTCGTCTTCGCCTCGCTCCAGGCGTCGCTGCTGCCCGGGCTGGCCACCTCGGCCGCCACCGGCGACCACGCCGCCTTCCACAGCCTGCTGCGCCGCGCGCTGGGCATCGTCACCGCGCTGGGGGTGACCGGCGCGATCGGCGCCGTGCTGCTCGGCCCCTGGCTGGTCCGCGCCCTGTTCGACGCGCCCGACGTCCTCGGCCACGGCGACTTCGCCTGGCTGGCCGTGGCCACCCTGGCCTACCTCTGGGCCATGGTGCTCGGCCAGGGCCTGCTGGCGCTCGACCGGCACCGCGCGCAGGCCGTCGCCTGGGCCGTCGGCGTCGCGGCCCTGGTCGTCGCGACGCTCGCCCCGCTGCCGGTCGCGACGCGCGTCGAGCTCGGCTACACCGTCGGGTCCGTCGTGGTGGCCGCCGCCATGGCGTGGCTGCTGTTCGGCGCCAGACGCATCCCCTCCTCCACTCCCACCCCCTCGCCGGAGGCCGTGACAACCGGAGTGCCCGGAGGAATGTGA
- a CDS encoding glycosyltransferase family 2 protein, whose product MTRPQVGAVMLAYGPEPWLVDAARAVLASTDVEVELVVVDNGCTGRSIDDVKGLPGVRVVRPEENTGYSGGCRLGAAEVGGDWLAFVNSDAIVAPDALAKTLAVAAEPGVGAAMASIRLADTPELINTAGNPLHFSGLSWAGGNGEPATAHARRTTVPSLSGCCFVISRRHWQELDGFAAEYFAYHEDTELSLRLWQRGLRLEYVPDAVVRHHYEFSRNELKLYLVERNRLVTLLTAYEARTLVVLAPVLLLTEAAMLAAALAGGWTRQKFRGWGWLWRNRGWLRARRRRLQAERTVPDGVIAELMTARVAPSIVNAPPGMGAFNAFTAAYWALAKPLLRRR is encoded by the coding sequence ATGACCCGACCCCAGGTCGGCGCGGTGATGCTCGCCTACGGTCCCGAGCCGTGGCTGGTCGATGCCGCACGCGCGGTGCTCGCCAGCACCGACGTCGAGGTCGAGCTGGTGGTCGTGGACAACGGCTGCACCGGTCGGAGCATCGACGACGTCAAGGGCCTCCCGGGCGTACGCGTCGTGCGCCCCGAGGAGAACACCGGCTACTCCGGCGGCTGCCGGCTCGGCGCCGCCGAGGTCGGCGGCGACTGGCTGGCCTTCGTCAACTCCGACGCGATCGTCGCGCCGGACGCCCTGGCCAAGACCCTCGCGGTCGCCGCGGAGCCGGGCGTCGGCGCCGCCATGGCCTCCATCCGGCTCGCCGACACACCCGAGCTGATCAACACCGCCGGCAACCCGCTGCACTTCAGCGGGCTGTCCTGGGCCGGCGGCAACGGCGAGCCGGCCACCGCCCACGCCCGGCGCACCACGGTGCCGTCGCTCAGCGGCTGCTGCTTCGTGATCAGCCGCCGGCACTGGCAGGAGCTCGACGGCTTCGCCGCCGAGTACTTCGCCTACCACGAGGACACCGAACTCAGCCTCCGGCTGTGGCAGCGCGGGCTACGCCTGGAGTACGTGCCCGACGCCGTCGTCCGGCACCACTACGAGTTCTCCCGCAACGAGCTGAAGCTCTACCTGGTCGAACGGAACCGCCTGGTCACCCTGCTCACCGCGTACGAGGCCCGGACCCTCGTGGTGCTCGCCCCGGTGCTGCTGCTGACCGAGGCGGCCATGCTCGCCGCCGCCCTCGCCGGCGGCTGGACGAGGCAGAAGTTCCGCGGATGGGGTTGGCTCTGGCGCAACCGCGGCTGGCTCCGGGCCCGCCGACGGCGGCTCCAGGCCGAGCGCACCGTCCCGGACGGCGTCATCGCCGAGCTGATGACCGCCCGGGTCGCGCCCTCGATCGTCAACGCGCCACCCGGGATGGGCGCCTTCAACGCGTTCACCGCGGCCTACTGGGCTCTGGCCAAGCCCCTGCTGCGCCGCCGCTGA
- the prcA gene encoding proteasome subunit alpha: protein MAMQFYASPEQIMRDRSELARKGIARGRSAVVLSYSGGVLFVAENLSSALHKVSEIYDRIGFAAVGRYNEFENLRRAGVRMADLNGLSYDRRDVTGRALANAFAQTLGAIFTEQSKPFEVEICVAEVGATAEADELYRLTYDGSVNDEPGRMAMGGQAEAITGVLKSEHRADMSLGEAVKVAVRALGSVGGEGGAARTIAANQLEVAVLDRARVGRTFRRITGAALTALLDGDAAKAEQPAAGGPQTPSVPTEEARKPTTSAASADLEDKPGNQAEQ, encoded by the coding sequence GTGGCCATGCAGTTCTACGCCTCGCCCGAGCAGATCATGCGCGACCGCTCCGAGCTGGCCCGCAAGGGCATCGCCCGGGGGCGCAGCGCGGTGGTCCTGAGCTACTCCGGTGGAGTGCTCTTCGTCGCCGAGAACCTCTCCAGCGCCCTGCACAAGGTCAGCGAGATCTACGACCGGATCGGGTTCGCCGCCGTCGGTCGCTACAACGAGTTCGAGAACCTGCGCCGCGCCGGCGTCCGGATGGCCGACCTGAACGGGCTGAGCTACGACCGGCGGGACGTGACCGGTCGGGCCCTGGCCAACGCGTTCGCGCAGACCCTGGGCGCCATCTTCACCGAGCAGTCGAAGCCGTTCGAGGTGGAGATCTGCGTGGCCGAGGTCGGCGCGACGGCCGAGGCCGACGAGCTCTACCGGCTGACGTACGACGGCTCCGTCAACGACGAGCCGGGCCGGATGGCGATGGGTGGGCAGGCCGAGGCGATCACCGGGGTGCTCAAGTCGGAACACCGGGCCGACATGTCGCTCGGCGAGGCGGTCAAGGTGGCCGTCCGGGCACTCGGCAGCGTCGGCGGCGAGGGCGGCGCGGCCCGGACGATCGCGGCCAACCAGCTGGAGGTGGCGGTCCTCGACCGCGCTCGGGTCGGCCGGACGTTCCGCCGGATCACGGGAGCCGCGCTGACCGCGCTGCTCGACGGGGACGCCGCGAAGGCGGAGCAGCCGGCCGCCGGCGGCCCGCAGACGCCGTCCGTGCCGACCGAGGAGGCGCGGAAGCCGACCACGTCGGCGGCGTCGGCCGACCTGGAGGACAAGCCCGGCAACCAGGCCGAGCAGTAG
- the prcB gene encoding proteasome subunit beta, with protein MAAGFDPSGRLPDVFTNAGTSSFTSFLSKVAPEMLPGRRPLPPGMAADMAPHATTIVAIAAAGGVVMAGDRRATMGNLIAQRDIEKVHPADAYSLVGIAGTAGIGIELMRLFQVELEHYEKIEGAMLSLDGKANRLASMIRGNLGAAMQGLAVIPLFAGFDLAAADPARAGRIFSFDVTGGPYEETGYDAIGSGSLFAKSALKKRFRTGLSIDDAVRLAVEALYDAADDDTATGGPDLTRRIYPVVMTATAEGTHRLTDPETAAIAESVVSGRMENPGG; from the coding sequence GTGGCAGCGGGTTTTGATCCATCCGGGCGTCTACCAGATGTGTTCACCAACGCGGGGACGTCCTCCTTCACCTCGTTCCTGAGCAAGGTGGCTCCCGAGATGCTGCCCGGCCGACGGCCGCTGCCCCCGGGCATGGCGGCCGACATGGCTCCGCACGCGACCACCATCGTGGCCATCGCCGCCGCGGGCGGTGTGGTGATGGCGGGCGACCGGCGGGCCACCATGGGCAACCTGATCGCCCAGCGGGACATCGAGAAGGTGCACCCCGCCGACGCGTACTCGCTGGTCGGAATCGCCGGCACCGCCGGCATCGGCATCGAGCTGATGCGACTGTTCCAGGTGGAGCTGGAGCACTACGAGAAGATCGAGGGCGCCATGCTCTCGCTCGACGGCAAGGCCAACCGGCTCGCCTCGATGATCCGCGGCAACCTTGGCGCCGCCATGCAGGGGCTGGCGGTGATCCCGCTCTTCGCTGGCTTCGACCTGGCCGCGGCCGACCCGGCGCGGGCCGGCCGGATCTTCAGCTTCGACGTGACCGGCGGCCCCTACGAGGAGACCGGCTACGACGCGATCGGCTCGGGCTCGCTCTTCGCGAAGTCGGCGCTCAAGAAGCGGTTCCGGACCGGCCTGTCGATCGACGACGCGGTCCGGCTGGCGGTCGAGGCGCTCTACGACGCCGCCGACGACGACACCGCCACCGGCGGCCCCGACCTGACTCGCCGCATCTACCCGGTGGTGATGACCGCGACCGCCGAGGGCACCCACCGCCTCACCGACCCCGAGACGGCGGCGATCGCGGAGAGCGTGGTCTCCGGCCGGATGGAGAACCCGGGCGGCTGA
- a CDS encoding endonuclease VII domain-containing protein, whose protein sequence is MTAGGGRRLRSSARAASAPAVAAATANPAATGGPSPGTPSGPGRRAASRVTTAGPETPSSGSTAATASITRGGGTAFGRRSSTRCWPSRIGVRAVRGVPDPEHVDHDHRTGWVRGIICFNCNGGLGQFRDSPSRLARAITYLRGTTWQRVLIHPGVYQMCSPTRGRPPSPRS, encoded by the coding sequence GTGACGGCGGGGGGTGGAAGGCGTTTGCGGAGTTCTGCGCGAGCAGCGAGCGCCCCAGCGGTCGCGGCAGCTACTGCGAACCCTGCTGCAACCGGCGGCCCCTCGCCAGGTACGCCAAGCGGGCCTGGGAGACGCGCGGCCTCGCGCGTCACCACCGCAGGACCAGAGACACCAAGCAGCGGCTCTACGGCGGCAACCGCGAGCATCACCCGCGGCGGCGGTACGGCATTCGGCAGACGGAGTTCGACGCGCTGTTGGCCGAGCCGGATCGGGGTCCGCGCCGTCCGCGGTGTCCCCGATCCGGAACATGTGGACCACGATCATCGCACCGGATGGGTGCGCGGGATAATCTGCTTCAACTGCAACGGTGGTCTTGGCCAGTTCCGTGACAGTCCCTCGAGGCTGGCCAGGGCGATCACGTACCTGAGAGGAACCACGTGGCAGCGGGTTTTGATCCATCCGGGCGTCTACCAGATGTGTTCACCAACGCGGGGACGTCCTCCTTCACCTCGTTCCTGA
- a CDS encoding ubiquitin-like protein Pup — protein sequence MATRDSGGQSQSGKSRQGEEIEDVTTEANPEVAERHAEITEDVDDLLDEIDSVLEENAEEFVRGYVQKGGQ from the coding sequence ATGGCCACTCGTGACAGCGGCGGTCAGTCGCAGTCGGGCAAGTCCCGTCAGGGCGAGGAGATCGAGGACGTCACCACCGAGGCGAACCCGGAGGTCGCCGAGCGGCACGCCGAGATCACCGAGGACGTCGACGACCTGCTCGACGAGATCGACTCCGTCCTCGAAGAGAACGCCGAGGAGTTTGTGCGGGGTTACGTGCAAAAGGGAGGGCAGTGA